The segment TGCAGACCAAGAAAGGGCCGGTGGAATGCTACATATACTCGACCGATGTAAAGACCGTGTCCAGGCTCGTCAAGGGAAAGACAAAGATCGATGTGGCCGGCGTGTTCGGCAGGTTCTTTTCGCTGCTGGATGACTATTATACGAAAGTGGATATCATCCGGGCCTGTATCAAAATAAAGTAGGCTGTGAAGATGAACCACGGCGCAATTCCGGGATCGGCCCGGTACGAGCTACTCTCGAATTACATATGAAGAAAAAAATATTAATCGCGGGAATAAGCGTTGCCGCCGCCGTCCTCCTGGCGGGCGCGGGGTGGCTGGTTCTCCGCCATACCGGGAGGATATCCTACTCGGGCTCATTCACCGGCGCGGTGAAGTCGCAGGTCGCGCTGGAGCGCGACGCCGCTGGAATTCCCCTGATCAAGGCGAATACGATGGGGGACGCCTATTACGGGCTCGGCTATCTCCACTGCCAGGACCGCTACGCCATGATGGAGTATTTCAGGGCCATCGCCTCGGGCAGCGCGGCGCAGATCATTGGGAAGGACGGGCCGTCCATTGACCGCCTGTCCCGCGCCCTGGGGTTTGCCCGGAAGGGCCGCGACATGGCGCCGAGGCTCAGGGAACCCTACGCCGGCTACCTCAGGGACTATGTGCGCGGCGTGAACGCGGGCCGCGCAAGGCTCGATCAGAAGGACGCCGTGAAGAGACAGTGGACGCCGGAAGACGTCATCGCGGTCCTGCTCCTCAGGGAGTGGGCCAACGCCTTTCTCAACAACCGGGAGACCCGCTTCTACTTTTCCCGGGACGAAATCAGCGTCAACCTTAAAACCATCATTCCCGAGGAGCTGATCTTTTACTATTCGGAAAACGAGTCTGAATGCGCGGAAGTCATCCGCAGGCTTAAGAGGATCGTGAAGCGCCATATCGGGTCCTTCGATGTCGGGTTCGCCATGTACCTGCCGGAGCAGAAGATGAAAGACAAGTACGCGGTGACGGCCTTCAATTTCGACGACGAGCTTTCCCGCTATCCCGGATGGTATCCGGTCCATATACAGGCGGATGACCGCTACATCAAGGCGATCACCCATGCCGGGTTCCCCTTCCTCTTCGCGGGAAACAATCTCTACATGACATTCTTCGGCTTCAACGCCGCCGTCGACGTCCAGGACTTCATCGGGGAGACGGTCGCCAGGGCCGGGAAAACCTATCAGTACCTGGGCCCCGGCGGATGGAGCAATTTCAACATCATCAAGGACCGCGGATCGGCGATCAACGCCACAGAGAACGGCCCGGTCCTCAACGACATGATCCAGGGCGCGTCCTACGGGACCACGGTGGTGACGGTCAGGTCGTTTTTCTGTAACGAGGATTATATCGTCTCACTGTTCGAAGTGCCCCTGTCGAAGAGCATCGAAGAGGCTGAAGGCCGGATCAAGGGCGTCATTTCCTATCCCCGCGTGTATCTGTTCTCGACGGACGAAACGGCGGTCCGCGCCTGGTCGGGCATGGCGCCGAATCGGCCGAAGACCGATACCGTATTCAGGACCGGGGCGGACGCGGCATGGAACGGCATGACCGACCTTTCCGCCTTCCGTGAAAAGGCCGAGCAGGGTATCGCGGCGGGAAGCGCCTTTCTCGCGGAGGCGCCCGAACCGGTGCGGGACTTTGCCATCCGCCAGGACGGCCGGTATGAGCGTGCAAAGCAGATCATGGAACGGAAAAAGCGCTATACCTACCAGGACATCGGGAACGCCATCACCGACAAGTACTCC is part of the Spirochaetota bacterium genome and harbors:
- a CDS encoding penicillin acylase family protein; the protein is MKKKILIAGISVAAAVLLAGAGWLVLRHTGRISYSGSFTGAVKSQVALERDAAGIPLIKANTMGDAYYGLGYLHCQDRYAMMEYFRAIASGSAAQIIGKDGPSIDRLSRALGFARKGRDMAPRLREPYAGYLRDYVRGVNAGRARLDQKDAVKRQWTPEDVIAVLLLREWANAFLNNRETRFYFSRDEISVNLKTIIPEELIFYYSENESECAEVIRRLKRIVKRHIGSFDVGFAMYLPEQKMKDKYAVTAFNFDDELSRYPGWYPVHIQADDRYIKAITHAGFPFLFAGNNLYMTFFGFNAAVDVQDFIGETVARAGKTYQYLGPGGWSNFNIIKDRGSAINATENGPVLNDMIQGASYGTTVVTVRSFFCNEDYIVSLFEVPLSKSIEEAEGRIKGVISYPRVYLFSTDETAVRAWSGMAPNRPKTDTVFRTGADAAWNGMTDLSAFREKAEQGIAAGSAFLAEAPEPVRDFAIRQDGRYERAKQIMERKKRYTYQDIGNAITDKYSVTAGRFLPVFLSILGDNPMASSRLTRIYFQNWKCRMKTDFVGPSIFHMLLQKFMYETYRDELKDRINDVMEHWDLMVPQFYDAVKEGKSPFFDDATTYAVEYRETVFDRSFLGTMRFFNRKVSHDINDWSWGNVHRGHFTIPGSEKQHGDMPFHGSFDSLNLGTVGLDLKPATVTSLSGFFGMDESFMLMNYAYSTDPRSQYFYATAGPLGIAKFHEVKGRSVITISPEKK